In Nocardia sp. NBC_00403, one DNA window encodes the following:
- a CDS encoding serine hydrolase domain-containing protein, translating to MRALGAASVSALLLVAGCGGAKPDRAATFPEDLVRTIDRIVQADIDAGLIPGAAVAIVDPERGTFSRAYGFADIGTGRKAEVRDHYRIGSITKTFAATAVLRLADDGKLLLDDRLSNYVDGIPNGDTITLHDLLGMRGGVYDFGVDAEFAPQLLAAVPDREWTTDDTLRVIRTHPDKTQPPNIRTSYSNSEFFLLGLVLERATGRPLRDVINDLARDYGLPDTVYPSDGALSAPDSRGYAYNADVRTDVTVRTPPSIWGAAGSMTSTVTDLAAYAPMLVQGQFLRPETLRARTAFISGTAFGAPMSYGLGLMPLGSWLGHTGSVLGYTAVTMYLPDRKVSVAVVANQYEPSYGSLLPISAASIWQDVVARLYPGTVPRLDAPSRSPAPPVPSPAELTDQLRNALDPTVPAADKLRAMGDDKDPELITKIARAYVGVAVTVDKTTDHGDGVMYATTRAAIPQKTVPMIIGFEAVDGSWRLDSVWSCQQLAVAGEKSPACP from the coding sequence GTGCGAGCACTGGGGGCAGCGTCGGTCTCGGCTCTGCTGCTCGTGGCCGGATGCGGCGGCGCGAAACCTGACCGGGCCGCAACGTTTCCCGAGGATCTGGTGCGCACGATCGACCGGATCGTGCAGGCCGACATCGACGCGGGTCTGATACCCGGCGCGGCCGTGGCGATCGTCGATCCTGAGCGTGGAACCTTCAGTCGCGCCTACGGTTTCGCGGACATCGGCACCGGTCGCAAGGCCGAAGTGCGCGACCACTACCGGATCGGCAGTATCACCAAGACCTTCGCCGCCACCGCGGTGCTGCGGCTCGCCGACGACGGCAAGCTGTTGCTTGACGATCGGCTGAGCAACTACGTCGACGGCATTCCCAACGGGGACACCATCACCTTGCACGATCTGCTCGGGATGCGTGGCGGCGTCTACGATTTCGGCGTCGATGCCGAGTTCGCGCCGCAGCTGTTGGCAGCGGTGCCGGACCGCGAATGGACGACCGACGACACGCTGCGCGTCATCAGGACGCACCCGGACAAAACGCAGCCGCCGAATATCCGCACCAGCTATTCGAATTCGGAGTTCTTCTTGCTCGGCCTGGTGCTGGAACGCGCCACGGGACGCCCGTTACGCGATGTGATCAACGATCTCGCGCGGGACTACGGGTTGCCCGATACGGTCTATCCGAGCGACGGGGCGTTGTCCGCGCCGGACAGCCGGGGTTATGCCTACAACGCGGATGTTCGTACCGACGTCACGGTGCGGACCCCGCCATCGATCTGGGGCGCGGCCGGCTCCATGACCTCCACGGTGACCGATCTCGCCGCCTACGCGCCGATGCTGGTCCAGGGGCAGTTTCTGCGGCCCGAAACTCTGCGGGCGCGAACGGCTTTCATCTCCGGGACCGCGTTCGGTGCGCCGATGAGCTACGGCCTCGGTCTGATGCCGTTGGGTTCGTGGCTGGGGCATACCGGTTCGGTGCTCGGATATACAGCGGTAACCATGTACCTGCCCGATCGTAAGGTCAGTGTCGCGGTCGTCGCGAACCAGTACGAGCCGTCCTACGGGAGCCTGCTGCCCATCAGCGCCGCGTCCATCTGGCAGGACGTTGTGGCACGACTGTATCCGGGGACGGTTCCGCGCCTCGACGCCCCGTCGAGGAGTCCGGCCCCACCGGTCCCGTCGCCGGCCGAGCTGACCGATCAGCTCCGCAACGCACTGGATCCGACGGTTCCCGCCGCTGACAAACTGCGGGCTATGGGCGACGACAAGGATCCCGAATTGATTACCAAGATCGCGCGTGCCTACGTGGGCGTCGCAGTCACCGTAGACAAGACGACCGACCACGGTGACGGAGTCATGTACGCCACCACGCGCGCAGCCATCCCACAGAAAACCGTGCCGATGATCATCGGATTCGAAGCCGTCGACGGCAGTTGGCGGTTGGACAGCGTGTGGTCCTGCCAGCAGCTGGCCGTCGCCGGCGAGAAGTCACCCGCCTGCCCGTGA
- a CDS encoding DUF397 domain-containing protein, which translates to MTVDLSGAHWFKSSRSSGGKECVEVAFLDRGHVGIRDSKNPTGPALVFTPSEWDAFTAGVNDSQFDHP; encoded by the coding sequence GTGACCGTTGATCTTTCCGGGGCGCACTGGTTCAAGAGCAGCCGTAGCTCAGGGGGCAAGGAGTGCGTCGAAGTCGCATTCCTCGATCGCGGTCATGTCGGTATTCGTGACTCGAAGAACCCGACCGGCCCGGCGCTGGTCTTCACCCCCAGCGAGTGGGACGCCTTCACCGCAGGCGTGAACGACAGCCAGTTCGACCACCCCTAA
- a CDS encoding ATP-binding protein — MTTTTVSTEDTTPDLLRPHAEQAYAHELRALTAIDDRPRPPSWRLSPWAVVTYLLGGTLDDGTVITPKYVGPRRLMEVAVATLATDRALLLLGVPGTAKTWVSEHLSAAICGESTLLVQGTSGTAEEAIRYGWNYARLLAEGPSEGAMVASPVMTAMSRGAIARIEELTRIPSDVQDALITVLSEKTLPVPELGTEVQAAKGFNVIATANDRDRGVNDLSSALRRRFNTVVLPLPASEDDEVAIVTRRVEQLGSALELPTIPAAAEEVRRVVRIFRELRSGITADGRTKLKSPSGTLSTAEAISVITNGIALSAHFGDGILRASDIAGAVLGSVIKDPVSDAVVWTEYLEAVVRERPDWSDFYRACRDVNG; from the coding sequence GTGACCACCACCACCGTGTCCACCGAAGACACCACACCGGACCTGTTACGCCCCCACGCCGAACAGGCATACGCCCACGAACTGCGGGCGCTGACCGCCATCGACGACCGCCCGCGCCCGCCCTCGTGGCGGCTCTCGCCCTGGGCGGTGGTCACCTATCTGCTCGGTGGCACGCTCGACGACGGCACCGTGATCACTCCGAAGTACGTCGGCCCGCGCCGACTCATGGAGGTCGCGGTGGCCACCCTGGCGACCGACCGGGCGCTGCTGCTGCTCGGTGTGCCAGGCACGGCCAAAACCTGGGTGTCGGAACATCTTTCGGCTGCCATCTGCGGCGAGTCGACACTGCTGGTGCAGGGCACCTCCGGCACCGCGGAAGAAGCGATCCGCTACGGCTGGAACTACGCGCGACTGCTGGCAGAAGGGCCGAGCGAAGGCGCGATGGTGGCTTCGCCGGTGATGACCGCGATGAGTCGCGGCGCGATCGCCCGCATCGAAGAACTCACCCGCATCCCCTCGGATGTGCAGGACGCGCTGATCACCGTACTGTCGGAGAAGACGCTGCCGGTTCCCGAACTCGGCACCGAGGTGCAGGCCGCCAAGGGCTTCAACGTCATCGCCACCGCCAATGACCGCGACCGCGGCGTCAACGACCTGTCCTCGGCACTGCGCCGCCGCTTCAACACGGTGGTGCTGCCGCTGCCTGCCAGCGAAGACGACGAGGTCGCCATCGTCACCCGTCGCGTGGAACAACTCGGCTCCGCGCTGGAACTGCCCACCATTCCCGCCGCCGCCGAGGAAGTGCGCCGCGTCGTACGCATCTTCCGCGAACTGCGCTCCGGCATCACCGCCGACGGCCGCACCAAGCTCAAGTCCCCGTCGGGCACCCTGTCCACCGCCGAAGCAATCTCGGTCATCACCAACGGCATCGCCCTGTCCGCACACTTCGGCGACGGCATCCTGCGCGCCTCCGACATCGCGGGCGCCGTCCTCGGCTCGGTCATCAAGGACCCGGTCTCCGACGCCGTCGTCTGGACCGAATACCTGGAAGCCGTCGTCCGCGAACGCCCCGACTGGTCCGATTTCTACCGCGCCTGCCGCGACGTGAACGGGTGA
- a CDS encoding VWA domain-containing protein, translating into MNDIDETHSRRWRLVLGTAAEPSLGGLGSGDDQAMDAALSALYNTDDTTSSGKRAAGLGGSAPKVARWLGDIRTYFPSTVVEVMQRDAVDRLNLTQLLLEPELLEAVEPDVHLVGTLLSLNGVMPETTKATARMVVEKVVREIEQRIAAHTLAAVSGALNRAARIGRPRLRDIDWDRTIRKNLAHYLPEHRTVVPERLVGYGRKAQAVRRDVVLAIDQSGSMASSVVYASVFGAVLASMRALKTSLVVFDTEVVDLTEQLADPVDVLFGTQLGGGTDINRAIAYSQSLITRPADTLFVLISDLYEGGIRNEMLRRVNAMKESGVQVVVLLALSDEGAPAFDHDNAAALAALGVPAFACTPNKFPDLLALALDRGDIQSWANTNAGQP; encoded by the coding sequence ATGAACGATATCGATGAAACACACTCCCGGCGTTGGCGTTTGGTGCTCGGCACCGCTGCCGAACCGAGCCTCGGCGGCCTCGGGTCCGGCGACGATCAGGCGATGGACGCGGCGTTGTCGGCCCTATACAACACCGACGACACCACGTCGTCCGGCAAACGTGCGGCGGGCCTCGGCGGCTCGGCGCCGAAAGTCGCTCGCTGGCTCGGCGACATCCGCACCTATTTCCCTTCTACGGTCGTGGAGGTCATGCAGCGCGACGCGGTCGACCGGCTGAACCTGACACAGCTGCTGCTGGAACCCGAGCTGCTGGAAGCGGTGGAGCCCGACGTCCACCTCGTCGGCACGCTGCTGAGTCTCAATGGCGTAATGCCCGAAACCACCAAGGCGACAGCGCGAATGGTGGTGGAGAAGGTCGTCCGCGAGATCGAGCAGCGCATCGCCGCACACACGCTCGCGGCCGTCTCCGGCGCGCTGAACCGCGCCGCCCGCATCGGCCGCCCACGCCTGCGCGATATCGACTGGGACCGGACCATCCGCAAGAACCTCGCGCACTACCTGCCCGAACACCGCACCGTGGTGCCCGAACGCCTCGTCGGCTACGGCCGCAAAGCCCAGGCGGTGCGCCGTGATGTGGTGCTGGCCATCGACCAATCCGGCTCGATGGCCTCGAGCGTGGTCTACGCATCGGTGTTCGGCGCGGTCCTCGCTTCGATGCGCGCGCTGAAGACGTCCCTGGTCGTCTTCGACACCGAAGTCGTCGACCTCACCGAACAACTCGCCGACCCCGTAGACGTCCTGTTCGGCACCCAGCTCGGCGGCGGCACCGACATCAACCGCGCCATCGCCTACTCCCAGTCACTCATCACCCGTCCCGCCGACACCCTGTTCGTCCTCATCTCCGACCTCTACGAAGGCGGCATCCGCAACGAAATGCTCCGCCGCGTCAATGCCATGAAGGAATCCGGCGTCCAGGTAGTAGTCCTGCTGGCCCTCTCGGATGAAGGAGCCCCCGCCTTCGACCACGACAACGCCGCCGCCCTGGCCGCCCTCGGCGTCCCCGCCTTCGCCTGCACCCCCAACAAATTCCCCGACCTCTTGGCATTGGCCCTGGACCGAGGCGACATCCAATCCTGGGCCAACACCAACGCGGGCCAACCCTGA
- a CDS encoding phosphatase PAP2 family protein, with translation MVAVGFGGPSVSFPPALAERAERVRAAVHGRGGEAIGQLALITVLYLAYRVGRMFTADDTMHAMGNAHAILGFEDRLGLPEETTVQAIFVDRSFLAVPANFYYATAHFTVAVAVLLWLWTFRPEHYRWTRNLMVALTGGALVVHVLMPLAPPRMLPQYGFVDLAAIHGQSVYGAPDSGGLSNQFAAMPSLHVGWALLLAFAVVAATRTSWRWLALAHPVITTLVVVGTGNHYWLDAIVAITLLAAAAAIHPLVVPESATAWGVMGPVESTVAITR, from the coding sequence ATGGTGGCAGTGGGTTTCGGTGGTCCCAGCGTGAGTTTTCCGCCCGCGCTCGCCGAACGGGCCGAACGGGTGCGGGCCGCGGTGCACGGCAGAGGCGGTGAGGCGATCGGGCAGCTCGCGTTGATCACCGTGTTGTATCTGGCCTATCGGGTCGGTCGCATGTTCACCGCCGACGACACGATGCACGCGATGGGCAATGCGCACGCCATACTCGGTTTCGAAGACCGGCTCGGACTGCCGGAGGAGACGACGGTGCAGGCGATCTTCGTCGACCGGAGTTTTCTCGCGGTGCCCGCGAATTTTTATTACGCCACCGCGCATTTCACCGTTGCGGTCGCGGTGCTGTTGTGGCTGTGGACTTTCCGGCCCGAGCACTACCGGTGGACCCGCAACTTGATGGTGGCGCTGACCGGCGGCGCGCTCGTGGTGCATGTGCTGATGCCACTCGCGCCGCCGCGCATGCTGCCGCAGTACGGATTCGTCGACCTCGCCGCCATCCACGGCCAATCGGTCTACGGCGCACCTGATTCCGGCGGCCTGTCGAATCAGTTCGCGGCAATGCCGTCACTGCATGTCGGATGGGCGCTGCTGCTCGCCTTCGCCGTGGTCGCCGCGACCCGAACCTCATGGCGCTGGCTGGCATTGGCGCATCCGGTGATCACCACCCTGGTGGTGGTCGGCACCGGTAACCACTACTGGCTCGACGCCATCGTCGCGATCACACTGCTCGCGGCAGCGGCGGCGATACACCCGCTCGTGGTGCCGGAATCGGCGACCGCCTGGGGCGTGATGGGCCCGGTGGAATCGACAGTAGCCATCACCAGATGA
- a CDS encoding DUF5682 family protein, translating to MQGGDGPVTRVFGIRHHGPGSAKSLRAALEAFRPDAILIEGPADADPLVGYVAADGMAPPVALLAYVPDTPAKAAFWPYAVFSPEWQALGYAVEHGVAVRFCDLPATTVLARDDEPGDHIDPLAELAAAAGYDDAERWWDAVVESAADSTAFEAITEAMGAIRDAAAAGTLGARTDYNGEPTEDGAHESGSVAVESEIAPRVPVAIDEHTLRREAYMRQTMRKALKDGARRLAVVCGAWHAPALVGKLGPAAADMRLLKGLPKVKATVTWVPWTHSRLASASGYGAGITSPGWYHHLFTQTEQPIARWLTKVAGVLRAHDLPVSSAHIIESVRLAETLTVLRDRPLAGLSEVTEAVRSVMCAGDETMVRLIAAELVVGEALGAVPEGTPTVPLDADLRAKIRTLRMKQEAVSRTLDLDLRKEREVDRSRLLHRLRLLGIGWGTPTTGEVRSTGTFRETWTLEWRPEFAVSIIEASRWGTTIRTAAESKILDLANRDGSTVADLTAALETALLADLGGATDGLISRLESVAALDHDVSHLLAALPGLVRTLRYGDVRGTDTKALIHVADGLLVRICAGLPGAVTGLDADAAEQLRSLLDAAHTAIHTRDDGWATKEWLAALHRLADRDDVHGALVGRAVRLLCDAGIIDETESARRLSAALSIGNTAAAKAAWIDGFLGGRGLLLVHDRELLRLIDDWLRELGDDQFVETLPLLRRTFGAFESGERRAIGQAVRDGGAFQTDNTDSTSFDVDRGLIAMRTVAEILGVAG from the coding sequence GTGCAGGGCGGTGACGGACCAGTGACGCGAGTATTCGGCATCCGCCATCACGGGCCGGGTTCGGCCAAGTCGCTGCGCGCGGCGTTGGAGGCATTCCGGCCCGATGCGATCCTGATCGAAGGTCCTGCGGATGCCGATCCGCTGGTCGGTTATGTCGCCGCGGACGGGATGGCACCGCCGGTGGCGCTGCTCGCCTATGTGCCGGACACGCCGGCCAAGGCGGCGTTCTGGCCGTATGCGGTGTTCTCTCCGGAGTGGCAGGCGCTGGGGTATGCGGTGGAACACGGTGTGGCCGTGCGGTTCTGCGACCTGCCCGCCACCACCGTGCTCGCCCGCGACGACGAACCCGGTGATCACATCGACCCACTCGCCGAGTTGGCCGCGGCTGCTGGATACGACGACGCCGAACGCTGGTGGGATGCGGTGGTCGAATCGGCAGCCGACTCCACCGCTTTCGAGGCGATCACGGAAGCGATGGGAGCAATCCGCGATGCCGCCGCCGCAGGAACGCTCGGCGCCCGGACCGACTACAACGGAGAGCCGACCGAAGACGGCGCACACGAAAGCGGCTCGGTTGCTGTCGAATCGGAGATCGCGCCACGAGTGCCCGTCGCGATCGACGAGCACACCCTGCGGCGTGAGGCGTACATGCGGCAGACGATGCGCAAGGCGCTCAAGGACGGAGCGCGACGGCTCGCGGTGGTCTGCGGTGCGTGGCATGCGCCCGCGTTGGTCGGCAAGCTCGGACCGGCGGCAGCGGATATGCGGCTGCTCAAGGGGTTGCCGAAGGTGAAGGCCACCGTGACCTGGGTGCCGTGGACGCATTCACGGCTGGCCTCGGCATCCGGTTATGGCGCGGGCATTACCTCGCCGGGCTGGTATCACCATCTGTTCACTCAGACCGAGCAACCCATCGCCCGGTGGCTGACCAAGGTGGCCGGGGTGCTGCGGGCGCATGATCTGCCGGTCTCGAGTGCACACATCATCGAATCCGTCCGGCTGGCCGAGACTCTCACCGTGCTGCGTGATCGTCCGCTTGCCGGGCTTTCCGAGGTCACCGAGGCGGTGCGTTCGGTGATGTGCGCGGGCGACGAGACGATGGTCCGGTTGATCGCCGCCGAACTCGTCGTCGGCGAGGCGCTCGGCGCCGTGCCGGAGGGCACGCCCACCGTGCCGCTCGACGCCGATCTGCGGGCCAAGATCAGAACACTGCGCATGAAGCAGGAGGCCGTATCGCGGACCCTCGATCTGGACCTGCGCAAAGAACGGGAGGTCGATCGTTCCCGGCTGCTGCATCGGCTGCGCCTGCTCGGCATCGGCTGGGGCACACCGACCACCGGGGAGGTGCGCAGCACCGGCACCTTCCGGGAAACCTGGACACTGGAATGGCGGCCGGAGTTCGCGGTCTCGATCATCGAGGCCTCCCGCTGGGGCACCACCATCCGCACCGCCGCCGAGTCGAAGATCCTCGATCTGGCCAACCGCGACGGCAGCACCGTCGCCGACCTCACCGCCGCGCTGGAAACGGCACTGCTGGCCGACCTCGGCGGCGCCACCGACGGCCTCATCTCCCGACTGGAATCGGTTGCGGCACTGGACCACGACGTGAGCCACCTGCTCGCCGCCCTGCCGGGTCTGGTCCGCACCCTGCGCTATGGCGATGTGCGCGGCACCGACACCAAGGCGCTCATCCACGTCGCCGACGGTTTGCTGGTACGCATCTGTGCGGGCCTCCCCGGCGCGGTCACCGGGCTGGACGCCGACGCCGCCGAGCAACTGCGCAGCCTCCTCGACGCAGCCCACACCGCCATCCACACCAGGGACGACGGCTGGGCCACCAAGGAGTGGCTCGCGGCGCTGCACCGCCTCGCCGACCGCGACGATGTCCACGGCGCGCTGGTGGGCCGCGCCGTCCGGCTACTCTGCGACGCGGGCATCATCGATGAAACAGAGTCCGCGCGGAGGCTATCCGCCGCACTGTCGATCGGTAACACCGCCGCTGCGAAGGCCGCCTGGATCGACGGTTTTCTCGGTGGACGCGGTCTCTTGCTCGTCCACGACCGAGAGTTGCTGCGCCTCATCGACGATTGGCTGCGCGAACTCGGCGACGACCAGTTCGTCGAGACACTCCCACTGCTGCGCCGCACCTTCGGCGCTTTCGAATCGGGAGAACGCCGTGCCATCGGCCAGGCCGTCCGCGACGGCGGCGCATTCCAGACCGACAACACCGACAGCACATCCTTCGACGTAGACCGGGGACTGATCGCCATGCGCACGGTCGCCGAGATTCTGGGGGTCGCCGGATGA
- a CDS encoding SWIM zinc finger family protein: MTAPWTEEQVSALAPDASSLSAARKLAGRWHGAGYHDTALWGLCKGSGAKPYQTIVDLAGPAYKCSCPSRKFPCKHALSLLLSWSGGSVEEAAQIADFATDWITGRATRAAAKPAGETAARTPNPATAEQRRVRVTAGLEELDIWLGDQVRTGLAQSDRSFGAFEAIAARMVDAQAPGIASALRQLPATVVTSADWPDLVLREFARLHLLVAAHRRIDDMSPALAASIRSHIGYPAPAESVRDEPAVRDSWMVLGVRTSEEERLYTRRSWLYGRESRRWALLVEHSFGTPSFSAEVPAPGMMADAHLHYYPGAAPLRALWGERHGPAEPFTTFPVAAEAGSITAALDAHARALGADPWLRSWPILLTDVVPVPTENGWYIAESGGAAVPVVPIEQPWRLLGVSGGHPVTLAAEWTADGLVPISAFTAGEIVDVSGQGLTARSARNSAATQSQNAADLTSVALLGTARRAPDPARLDPPVAAAAAELRSEPALLLLESAALRDTFARGGVAAGTATPPEPAEDDTRRLLPRLAASRLSRMVADRSPFLAEWFAAAAPYDYRAPDALCGLLLEHAKTNAELREPLLRLAGARGRWLAIQHPEWRNLVRHSTTTPTAEVWQFGRPPERRDWLTDLRRRDAAAALAALTAAWPKESGPLKAELLAVLADGISAADEALLETALDDRRADVRRTAAGLLTLLPDSAFAHRMTRRATQWLATIWAPAENSSLRAHLTIELPDELDTADHRDGIADRTVEFTYRWGGGPDVTAGRVRQLVAATPLTHWAAALGTPERVTQAAIADRFRQPVFDGWVDATLAQHDPAWAHALFNAGVPSDLAMLRRRELFALLPLADRTTHLLQLDGSWLSEIEALLPAMGHPWPEPLAQHLILLLFERARAAYQPPGTNRPGAHGATPSAHRSLLAAAATHLPLVAAPAVTVVARRCDDPGWEQAFNQLAHDLNHRSMMLEELQ; the protein is encoded by the coding sequence ATGACGGCACCGTGGACCGAGGAACAGGTCAGCGCGCTGGCACCGGACGCGAGCTCGCTGTCGGCCGCACGCAAGCTCGCCGGACGCTGGCACGGCGCGGGGTATCACGACACCGCGCTGTGGGGCCTCTGCAAGGGCAGCGGCGCCAAGCCGTATCAAACGATCGTCGATCTGGCCGGTCCGGCGTACAAGTGCTCGTGTCCCAGTCGCAAGTTCCCGTGCAAACACGCGCTGTCGCTGCTGCTGAGCTGGTCGGGCGGGTCCGTCGAAGAGGCAGCGCAGATCGCCGATTTCGCCACCGACTGGATCACCGGCCGCGCCACTCGCGCTGCGGCGAAACCAGCTGGAGAAACCGCCGCGCGCACGCCGAATCCGGCCACGGCCGAGCAACGGCGGGTGCGGGTGACCGCGGGGCTGGAGGAACTCGATATCTGGCTCGGCGATCAGGTACGCACCGGGCTCGCCCAGAGCGATCGGTCCTTCGGGGCGTTCGAGGCGATCGCCGCACGGATGGTCGACGCACAGGCGCCCGGTATCGCCTCGGCGCTGCGGCAACTGCCTGCCACGGTGGTGACCAGCGCGGATTGGCCGGACCTTGTCCTGCGTGAATTCGCGCGGCTACACCTGCTTGTCGCCGCGCATCGTCGCATCGACGACATGTCGCCCGCATTGGCGGCGAGCATCCGCTCCCACATCGGCTATCCCGCACCGGCCGAGAGCGTGCGCGACGAGCCTGCTGTTCGCGACAGCTGGATGGTGCTCGGCGTCCGCACCAGCGAGGAGGAACGGCTCTACACGCGGCGAAGCTGGCTGTACGGCAGGGAAAGCCGGCGCTGGGCGCTGCTCGTCGAGCACTCCTTCGGCACACCGAGTTTCTCCGCGGAGGTGCCCGCCCCCGGCATGATGGCCGACGCGCACCTGCACTACTACCCGGGGGCCGCGCCATTGCGCGCACTGTGGGGCGAACGGCACGGTCCCGCAGAACCATTCACCACCTTCCCGGTCGCAGCCGAAGCCGGCAGCATCACCGCCGCGCTCGATGCGCACGCACGGGCGCTCGGCGCGGATCCGTGGCTGCGGTCCTGGCCGATCCTGCTCACCGACGTCGTACCGGTACCCACCGAAAATGGTTGGTATATAGCGGAATCCGGCGGTGCGGCGGTACCGGTTGTGCCGATCGAGCAGCCGTGGCGGCTACTCGGCGTGTCCGGCGGTCATCCGGTGACGCTCGCCGCGGAGTGGACTGCCGATGGCCTTGTCCCGATCTCGGCATTCACCGCGGGCGAAATCGTCGACGTGAGCGGCCAGGGACTCACCGCCCGCAGCGCCAGGAATTCGGCTGCGACGCAGTCGCAGAACGCCGCAGACCTGACCTCCGTCGCATTGCTGGGCACCGCGCGCCGCGCTCCGGACCCGGCCCGGCTCGATCCACCGGTCGCGGCCGCGGCGGCCGAGCTTCGCTCCGAGCCCGCACTGCTGCTGCTCGAATCTGCCGCACTGCGTGACACTTTCGCGCGCGGCGGGGTGGCAGCGGGCACCGCTACCCCACCCGAACCCGCCGAGGACGACACCCGGCGACTACTGCCGAGGCTCGCGGCGTCCCGGCTGTCGCGCATGGTGGCCGACCGGTCACCGTTTCTCGCGGAATGGTTCGCCGCGGCCGCGCCGTACGACTACCGCGCCCCCGATGCACTGTGCGGGCTATTACTGGAACACGCGAAAACGAACGCCGAGCTGCGCGAACCCCTTTTGCGCCTGGCCGGTGCGCGCGGTCGCTGGTTGGCGATACAGCATCCGGAGTGGCGAAATCTGGTGCGGCACAGTACGACAACTCCGACTGCGGAGGTATGGCAGTTCGGCAGGCCGCCCGAGCGGCGGGACTGGCTCACCGATCTGCGCCGCCGCGACGCGGCCGCCGCGCTGGCGGCGCTGACCGCGGCGTGGCCGAAGGAATCCGGCCCGCTGAAAGCGGAGCTGCTCGCCGTCCTCGCCGACGGGATTTCAGCGGCCGACGAGGCGCTGCTCGAGACGGCGTTGGACGATCGCCGCGCCGACGTCCGCCGCACCGCCGCCGGACTGCTCACCCTGCTGCCCGACTCGGCGTTCGCCCATCGGATGACGCGGCGCGCGACCCAATGGTTGGCCACGATCTGGGCCCCTGCCGAAAACAGCTCGCTCCGTGCGCATCTCACCATCGAGCTGCCCGACGAACTCGACACCGCGGATCACCGCGACGGCATCGCCGACCGCACGGTGGAGTTCACCTACCGGTGGGGCGGCGGACCCGACGTCACCGCGGGCCGCGTCCGCCAGCTCGTCGCCGCGACGCCGCTGACGCACTGGGCGGCAGCGCTGGGTACGCCGGAGCGGGTGACGCAGGCCGCCATCGCAGACCGGTTCCGGCAGCCGGTCTTCGACGGCTGGGTCGATGCCACACTGGCGCAGCACGATCCGGCGTGGGCCCATGCCCTGTTCAACGCCGGCGTGCCGTCCGATCTCGCCATGCTGCGCCGCCGTGAGCTCTTCGCGCTGCTGCCGCTCGCCGACCGGACCACGCACCTACTGCAGCTGGACGGATCGTGGCTCTCGGAGATCGAGGCACTGTTGCCCGCTATGGGGCACCCGTGGCCGGAACCGTTGGCCCAGCATCTGATTCTGCTGCTGTTCGAACGCGCGCGCGCCGCGTACCAGCCGCCGGGGACCAACCGCCCCGGCGCACACGGCGCGACGCCGAGCGCACACCGGTCACTGCTCGCCGCAGCGGCCACACACCTGCCGCTCGTCGCGGCCCCTGCGGTCACCGTGGTGGCCCGCCGTTGCGACGATCCCGGCTGGGAGCAGGCCTTCAACCAACTCGCCCACGACCTCAACCACCGCTCGATGATGCTCGAGGAGTTGCAGTGA
- a CDS encoding helix-turn-helix domain-containing protein yields MADEGSRKALPRRQLGRYLRAQRTAEKLTLADVAKSMEWSISKLGRIERGEEGKIRKADVQQLCDILGFTPERTAVMVGLAQQADVKSWWHAFGDLIPDGFVMYVDLEWAAHEMTIYRPDLVPGLLQTAAYARALDRIYFPHDSEEEQEGRVRLRMERQAIISRKTRPTRVDVVLHESVLHTVVGSPATMAAQLRHLADMSTKDNVGVRVLPYTAGVPIGVPIGPFVILDFKPDEGGVTEPPVIYVENFTGDMYLERGPDVESYRRASTTIQRAALDAVSSRTKLRNVAREFLS; encoded by the coding sequence ATGGCCGACGAAGGTTCCCGGAAGGCGCTCCCGCGCCGTCAGTTGGGCCGATACTTGCGCGCGCAGCGCACCGCCGAGAAACTGACTCTCGCGGACGTCGCGAAGTCCATGGAGTGGAGCATCAGCAAGCTCGGCCGTATCGAGCGCGGGGAAGAGGGCAAGATTCGGAAAGCAGACGTCCAACAACTCTGCGACATTCTCGGCTTCACCCCCGAGCGGACCGCCGTGATGGTTGGTCTCGCCCAACAGGCTGACGTCAAGAGTTGGTGGCACGCCTTCGGCGATCTGATCCCCGATGGGTTCGTGATGTACGTGGATCTGGAGTGGGCGGCCCATGAGATGACGATCTATCGGCCGGACCTGGTTCCCGGCTTGCTACAAACAGCCGCCTATGCCCGAGCGCTTGATCGAATCTACTTCCCCCATGACTCCGAGGAAGAGCAGGAGGGCCGTGTCCGGCTGCGTATGGAACGGCAGGCGATAATCAGCCGCAAGACTCGGCCAACCAGAGTGGATGTCGTTCTGCACGAATCGGTTCTGCACACCGTCGTGGGCAGTCCGGCAACCATGGCGGCCCAGCTCCGCCACCTCGCAGACATGAGTACCAAAGACAACGTCGGCGTTCGGGTGCTGCCGTACACCGCCGGAGTTCCGATTGGAGTACCAATTGGGCCGTTTGTGATCCTGGACTTCAAGCCAGACGAGGGCGGCGTCACTGAGCCGCCGGTAATCTACGTCGAGAACTTCACCGGCGACATGTACCTTGAACGTGGGCCGGATGTGGAGAGCTACCGTAGGGCGTCGACAACGATCCAGCGCGCAGCGCTGGACGCTGTGAGTAGCCGGACCAAGCTTCGGAACGTAGCAAGGGAGTTTCTGTCGTGA